In a genomic window of Spirochaetota bacterium:
- a CDS encoding M23 family metallopeptidase — translation MRKFFDSVKEKISSLIYDFRRWLKIKNSEIQKWGHEKLTVMFIPHSEKKVITIHISNFALLFVSIIISVIVVTSIIAVSNRKMTDQKVVRLERQNHIKDQYINSFVNNANLLKERFASFRSDVNKVFSLTTLQNIGSEIEYPSKDEDSNEPNSSSVDDVIYNKPKEIDELYRLRKEIEIYKIQMQKFATFVENSKNVIRYIPSVWPVKDGSGHITSTFGYRRDPFMNMARFHSGIDIAHWPGTPVIASADGVVTSAGWSGGYGKVIKLAHKYGFVSVYGHLMSIYVSVGETVRKGQVIGSIGMTGRATGYHLHYEIRIGTDLVDPMPYVSIRLFE, via the coding sequence ATGAGAAAGTTTTTTGATAGTGTAAAAGAAAAGATAAGTTCTTTAATTTATGATTTCAGGAGATGGCTCAAGATAAAAAATTCGGAAATACAAAAATGGGGACATGAAAAATTAACTGTGATGTTTATACCTCATTCCGAGAAGAAAGTTATAACTATTCACATATCAAATTTTGCACTACTTTTCGTTTCAATCATTATATCTGTTATAGTAGTTACCTCAATAATAGCGGTTTCTAACAGGAAGATGACAGATCAGAAGGTTGTGAGACTTGAAAGACAAAATCATATTAAAGATCAGTATATAAATAGTTTCGTGAACAACGCTAATTTGTTAAAGGAAAGGTTTGCTAGTTTTAGGTCAGATGTTAATAAAGTTTTTTCATTGACTACTTTACAAAACATAGGTTCGGAAATAGAATATCCAAGTAAAGATGAAGATAGTAATGAGCCTAATTCCTCTTCAGTTGATGATGTTATTTACAACAAACCTAAAGAAATAGACGAGCTTTATAGGTTAAGAAAGGAAATAGAGATTTACAAGATACAGATGCAAAAATTTGCTACTTTCGTGGAGAATTCAAAAAATGTTATAAGGTATATACCATCAGTTTGGCCTGTCAAGGATGGTTCTGGTCATATAACATCAACTTTTGGTTATAGAAGAGATCCATTTATGAATATGGCAAGATTTCACTCAGGTATTGATATAGCACACTGGCCTGGAACACCTGTAATAGCAAGTGCTGATGGGGTTGTCACATCAGCAGGCTGGTCCGGTGGGTATGGAAAAGTAATCAAGTTAGCGCACAAATATGGTTTCGTTTCAGTTTATGGACATTTGATGTCAATATATGTATCTGTAGGTGAGACAGTTAGAAAGGGACAAGTAATAGGATCAATAGGTATGACAGGAAGAGCAACTGGTTACCATCTACACTACGAGATTAGAATAGGAACTGATCTAGTAGATCCTATGCCATATGTCTCTATAAGATTGTTTGAGTAA